From a region of the Flavobacterium sediminilitoris genome:
- a CDS encoding GNAT family N-acetyltransferase, whose amino-acid sequence MNLKLETERLLLRPLNFNDAEAMFAMDANPNVHKYLWNKPAQSIEESIKVIEYVQNQYKENNIGRFATILKETEEFIGWTGIKFVNDHVENGNTNFFDYGYRLNEPFWNKGFATEATQFWLNYGFNKMNIEKMNAYTHAKNGASNHILQKCGMEFIEQYKAEDGIQWKWWQMINPNN is encoded by the coding sequence ATGAATTTAAAACTAGAAACAGAACGACTTCTTCTTAGACCATTAAATTTTAATGATGCAGAAGCTATGTTCGCAATGGATGCAAATCCTAATGTTCATAAATACCTTTGGAACAAACCTGCTCAATCCATTGAAGAATCTATAAAAGTTATTGAATATGTACAAAATCAATATAAAGAAAACAATATTGGACGTTTTGCTACTATTTTAAAAGAAACAGAAGAATTTATTGGTTGGACAGGAATTAAATTTGTTAATGATCATGTTGAAAATGGAAATACCAACTTTTTTGATTATGGTTATCGCTTAAATGAACCTTTTTGGAATAAAGGATTTGCTACAGAAGCCACGCAATTTTGGTTAAATTATGGCTTTAACAAAATGAATATTGAAAAAATGAATGCCTATACACATGCTAAAAATGGAGCTTCAAACCATATTCTTCAAAAATGTGGAATGGAGTTTATAGAACAATATAAAGCTGAAGATGGAATTCAATGGAAATGGTGGCAAATGATAAATCCAAATAATTAA
- a CDS encoding acetyl-CoA C-acyltransferase, with product MNKKVVIVSAVRTPIGSFMGALSSVPATKLGATAIKGALNKINLDPKEVDEVLMGNVVQAGNGQAPARQAALFAGISDDVPCTTINKVCASGMKAVMQGAQAIMSGDADVVIAGGMENMSLIPHYVHMRNGVKFGSTSLVDGMQKDGLVDAYDNNAMGVFADLCATEHKISREEQDNYAIQSYTRSTTAWEAGKFDSEIVPVEVPQRRGDAIIVSKDEEYTNVKLEKIPALSAVFTKEGTVTAANASTINDGAAALVLMSEEKANALGLKPLAYIKSYADAAQEPKWFTTAPAKALPKALDKAGLSLSDIEYFELNEAFSVVGLANTKILGLDNDKVNVNGGAVSLGHPLGCSGARIIVTLLSVLNQNNAKLGAAAICNGGGGASAIIIEKA from the coding sequence ATGAATAAGAAAGTTGTCATAGTTTCTGCTGTAAGAACACCTATAGGAAGTTTTATGGGTGCATTATCAAGTGTTCCTGCTACAAAATTAGGAGCAACTGCAATAAAAGGCGCTTTAAATAAAATAAACTTAGACCCTAAAGAAGTTGATGAAGTTCTAATGGGTAATGTTGTACAGGCAGGAAATGGTCAAGCTCCTGCAAGACAAGCTGCTCTTTTTGCGGGTATTTCTGATGATGTACCTTGTACTACTATTAATAAAGTTTGTGCTAGTGGAATGAAAGCTGTTATGCAAGGTGCACAAGCTATTATGAGTGGAGATGCTGATGTTGTTATTGCTGGAGGAATGGAAAACATGAGCTTGATTCCTCATTATGTACACATGAGAAATGGTGTGAAATTCGGATCAACGTCATTAGTTGATGGAATGCAAAAAGATGGATTAGTAGATGCTTATGATAATAATGCAATGGGTGTATTTGCTGATTTATGTGCTACTGAACATAAGATTTCTAGAGAAGAACAAGATAATTATGCTATTCAGTCTTATACACGTTCTACTACTGCATGGGAAGCTGGAAAATTTGACTCAGAAATAGTTCCTGTTGAAGTACCTCAAAGACGTGGTGATGCAATCATTGTTTCTAAAGATGAAGAATACACAAATGTTAAACTAGAAAAAATACCTGCTTTATCGGCTGTTTTTACTAAAGAAGGTACTGTTACTGCTGCAAATGCCTCTACAATAAACGATGGTGCTGCTGCATTAGTACTAATGAGCGAAGAAAAAGCCAATGCATTAGGGTTAAAACCACTTGCTTATATAAAATCATATGCAGATGCTGCACAAGAACCAAAATGGTTTACAACTGCTCCTGCAAAAGCATTACCAAAAGCATTAGACAAAGCTGGTTTATCATTATCAGATATTGAATATTTTGAATTAAATGAAGCTTTTTCAGTAGTTGGTTTAGCAAATACTAAAATATTAGGTTTAGATAATGATAAAGTTAATGTTAATGGTGGTGCCGTTTCATTAGGTCACCCTCTAGGTTGTTCTGGTGCTCGAATTATTGTAACCTTATTAAGTGTATTAAATCAAAATAATGCAAAACTTGGAGCGGCAGCTATTTGTAATGGTGGTGGTGGTGCTTCAGCTATAATTATTGAAAAAGCATAA
- a CDS encoding four helix bundle protein codes for MPYKKTRETHYWVRLLKDTGYLTNEESESLLNDVTELLKIIGSIQKTLRNS; via the coding sequence ATTCCATATAAAAAAACCAGAGAAACACATTACTGGGTTAGATTATTAAAAGATACTGGTTACTTAACAAATGAAGAAAGTGAAAGTTTATTAAATGATGTAACTGAATTATTAAAAATAATTGGTTCTATTCAAAAAACGCTTCGTAATTCGTAA
- a CDS encoding substrate-binding domain-containing protein, producing the protein MKTIKIAGVPEHFNLPWHLCIENGEFEEAGIDLQWTDVPEGTGKMCQMLRNGETDIAVILTEGIIKDIIAENPSKIVQVYVKSPLIWGIHVAKNSTFNSINDLENKKAAISRFGSGSHLMSYVNAQNNNWDTSNLQFEIVNTIDGAVEALTSEKADYFMWERFMTKPLVDSGVFRKITDCPTPWPCFVIAVRNEVLENHPQIIEQILEIINVTTEEFKQIPSIDRTLASKYNQKLEDIQEWLSLTQWSQKQLDKKTIEKVQNQLHTLNIIEKTVPYEMIAK; encoded by the coding sequence ATGAAGACAATAAAAATAGCTGGTGTACCAGAACATTTTAATTTGCCATGGCATTTATGCATAGAGAATGGTGAATTTGAAGAAGCAGGAATTGATTTACAATGGACAGACGTGCCAGAAGGAACTGGTAAAATGTGTCAAATGCTAAGAAATGGAGAAACTGACATTGCTGTAATCCTTACTGAAGGTATCATTAAAGATATCATTGCTGAAAATCCTAGTAAAATTGTTCAAGTATATGTTAAAAGTCCTTTAATATGGGGGATTCATGTTGCTAAAAATTCTACATTTAACTCAATTAATGATTTAGAAAATAAAAAAGCTGCTATTTCACGTTTTGGTTCAGGTTCACACTTAATGAGTTATGTGAATGCTCAAAATAATAATTGGGATACAAGTAACTTACAATTTGAAATCGTAAATACCATAGATGGTGCTGTTGAAGCATTAACATCTGAAAAAGCAGACTATTTTATGTGGGAACGTTTTATGACAAAACCATTAGTAGACAGTGGTGTTTTTAGAAAAATAACCGATTGCCCTACTCCATGGCCTTGTTTTGTAATTGCTGTTCGAAATGAAGTTTTAGAAAATCACCCGCAGATTATTGAACAAATTTTAGAAATTATAAATGTAACTACAGAAGAATTTAAACAAATTCCAAGTATAGATAGAACATTGGCATCGAAATATAACCAAAAATTAGAAGATATTCAAGAATGGCTATCTTTGACACAATGGTCTCAAAAACAGTTAGACAAAAAAACAATAGAAAAAGTACAAAATCAGCTTCATACGTTAAATATTATTGAAAAAACCGTTCCTTATGAAATGATAGCTAAATAA
- a CDS encoding thiol-disulfide oxidoreductase DCC family protein yields MEIKDIPKNKKVILFDGVCNLCDSSVQFIIKHDKKDIFRFTAIQSEIGQEIIKHTGINTESIDSIILYEPGIAYYYKAEAALLIARELKGIYKLISYLNFLPKVIKNGVYDYIAKNRYKWYGKKEACMIPTPELKAKFL; encoded by the coding sequence ATGGAAATTAAAGACATCCCTAAAAATAAAAAAGTCATCTTATTTGATGGAGTTTGCAACCTTTGTGATTCATCCGTACAATTTATAATAAAGCATGATAAAAAAGATATATTTAGATTCACAGCCATACAGTCAGAAATAGGACAAGAAATCATAAAACATACTGGTATTAATACTGAATCTATTGATTCTATTATATTATATGAACCTGGAATTGCCTATTACTATAAAGCAGAAGCAGCTCTTTTAATTGCGAGAGAACTAAAAGGTATCTACAAACTTATAAGTTACCTTAATTTTCTTCCAAAAGTGATAAAAAATGGTGTTTATGATTATATAGCTAAGAATAGATATAAATGGTATGGAAAAAAAGAAGCTTGCATGATTCCTACACCAGAATTAAAAGCTAAATTTTTATAA
- a CDS encoding uracil-DNA glycosylase yields MFPKIEASWQTHLQNELENDYFKTLLQNVETEYATYECYPPKELIFNAFNQCSFQNTKIVILGQDPYHGIGEANGLAFSVNDTIKIPPSLRNIYREINTDFDVVFEPTSGNLERWAKQGILLLNATLTVRKDTPNSHKHLHWQQFTDKVIEILSNEKEHLVFLLWGAFAQKKAKFIDASKHLILTSGHPSPMSANQGKWFGNKHFSKANEYLKSIGKPEIDW; encoded by the coding sequence ATGTTCCCAAAAATTGAAGCTTCTTGGCAAACGCATTTGCAAAACGAGTTGGAAAATGATTATTTTAAAACTTTATTGCAAAATGTGGAAACCGAATATGCAACTTACGAATGTTATCCACCAAAAGAATTAATTTTTAATGCTTTTAATCAATGTTCGTTTCAAAATACAAAGATTGTTATTTTAGGACAAGATCCTTATCATGGAATTGGTGAGGCAAACGGTTTGGCTTTTTCTGTGAATGATACTATAAAAATTCCACCTTCTTTGCGAAATATTTATAGAGAAATTAATACTGATTTTGATGTTGTTTTTGAACCTACATCAGGAAATTTGGAACGTTGGGCAAAACAAGGAATATTGTTATTAAATGCTACATTAACCGTAAGAAAAGATACACCAAATAGTCACAAACATTTGCATTGGCAACAATTTACAGATAAAGTAATAGAAATATTGTCTAATGAAAAAGAACATTTAGTTTTCTTACTTTGGGGTGCTTTCGCACAAAAAAAAGCTAAGTTTATAGATGCGTCCAAACATTTGATTTTAACTTCGGGTCATCCTTCACCTATGAGTGCTAATCAGGGTAAATGGTTTGGGAATAAGCATTTTAGTAAGGCAAATGAATATTTAAAAAGTATTGGGAAACCAGAAATAGATTGGTAG
- a CDS encoding GNAT family N-acetyltransferase, with amino-acid sequence MNLTLQTDRLILRELLFSDAEALFKMDKNPNVHTYLSSNPANDIDNVTDYIGEIRNQYIKNRIGRFAVVLKKTNEVIGWAGIKFVTESENNLVNFYDIEYRLQEEHWGNGYAKEAAEAWLQYGFNKMKKFNIYASTHTENKNSKRILERLGMKQKTEYNWNNIPCVRYEITKEQFNK; translated from the coding sequence ATGAATTTAACATTACAAACAGATCGATTAATTTTAAGAGAACTTCTATTTTCTGATGCTGAAGCACTATTTAAGATGGATAAAAATCCAAATGTGCACACTTATTTAAGCAGTAATCCTGCAAATGACATTGATAATGTTACAGATTACATTGGCGAAATCAGAAATCAATACATAAAAAATAGAATTGGTCGTTTTGCAGTTGTATTAAAAAAAACAAACGAAGTTATAGGTTGGGCAGGAATCAAATTTGTGACAGAATCTGAAAATAATTTAGTAAATTTCTACGATATTGAATATCGTTTACAAGAAGAACATTGGGGAAATGGATATGCAAAAGAAGCAGCAGAAGCATGGCTTCAATATGGATTTAACAAAATGAAAAAATTTAATATTTATGCTTCGACACATACTGAAAACAAAAATTCTAAAAGAATATTAGAAAGACTTGGAATGAAACAAAAAACAGAATATAATTGGAATAATATTCCTTGCGTTCGATATGAAATCACAAAAGAACAGTTTAATAAATAG
- a CDS encoding endonuclease MutS2 — MISVTDKTLQDLEFHTILETISNKCNTEIGQEKAQQIVPFKNKEQLIIELHQTSEYVASYSNNNAIPNHGFETITKDLHFLGIEDSFLDINSFKKIAHVAETANTLLHFLKKFHDYYPKLNQKALTIESTKEINKAIDTIFDKYGEIKDSASPDLVNIRKSMQLVRGKINQSFGFALSQYNSSGYLDDIRESVVENRRVLAVLAMYRKKVKGSLLGSSKTGSIVYIEPEATLRYSRELSELEQDEREEIIRILKQLTNVIRPYKSLLEEYQNFLADIDLISAKAKYANAINGILPKITEEKHLYLRDAFHPILYLNNKAKNEIVHPQTIELDNESRIIVISGPNAGGKTISLKTIGLLQLMLQSGILIPVHERSETFLFDRILTDIGDNQSIENHLSTYSYRLKNMNYFLKKCNAKTLFLIDEFGTGSDPELGGALAETFLEEFYAREAFGIITTHYTNLKILANELPCAINANMLFDEKTLEPLYKLHLGQAGSSFTFEVAQKNGIPFGLINRAKKKIERSKVRFDKTIATLQKERSKLEKTSQNLKEEESKAREESKKMENINAKIQDKLERYQELYDANQRLIYLGQRLDDISEKYFNNKDKKTLIGDFLKMVEIENSKRKKISAKEKKVKEIVEKKIIEEVKEKVEEIRIEKKEKKIKAQKIEAEKPKVLLKVGDRVRMSEGKAIGTIDKIEKNKAIVNYGIFTSKVSLDQLEYIQPL, encoded by the coding sequence ATGATTTCAGTTACCGATAAAACCTTACAAGATTTAGAATTTCATACTATTTTAGAAACTATTTCTAATAAATGTAATACCGAAATAGGTCAAGAAAAAGCACAACAAATTGTTCCCTTTAAAAACAAAGAACAATTAATAATTGAATTACATCAAACTTCAGAATATGTTGCATCTTATTCTAATAATAATGCAATTCCTAATCATGGTTTTGAAACCATTACTAAAGATTTACATTTTCTAGGCATTGAAGATAGCTTTCTAGATATTAATAGCTTTAAGAAAATTGCTCATGTTGCAGAAACTGCCAATACGCTTTTACACTTTCTAAAAAAGTTTCATGATTATTATCCAAAATTAAATCAAAAAGCACTAACAATTGAAAGTACTAAAGAAATCAACAAAGCCATTGATACTATTTTTGATAAATATGGAGAAATAAAAGATAGTGCTTCACCTGATTTAGTAAATATTAGAAAAAGTATGCAATTAGTTCGCGGAAAAATAAATCAAAGTTTTGGTTTTGCACTTTCTCAATATAATTCATCAGGTTATTTAGATGACATTCGAGAATCAGTTGTTGAAAATCGTAGAGTTTTAGCTGTTTTAGCTATGTATCGAAAAAAAGTAAAAGGCTCATTATTAGGCAGTTCAAAAACAGGAAGTATTGTTTATATTGAACCTGAAGCAACATTACGCTATTCTAGAGAGTTAAGCGAATTAGAACAAGATGAAAGAGAGGAAATTATTCGCATTTTAAAACAATTAACCAATGTTATTCGCCCTTATAAAAGCTTATTAGAAGAATATCAGAACTTCTTAGCTGATATTGATTTGATTTCAGCTAAAGCCAAATATGCTAATGCTATTAATGGTATTTTACCTAAAATTACTGAAGAAAAACATTTGTATTTAAGAGATGCTTTTCATCCTATTTTATATCTAAATAATAAAGCTAAAAACGAAATAGTGCATCCGCAAACTATTGAATTAGATAACGAAAGTAGGATTATTGTTATTTCTGGACCAAATGCTGGAGGAAAAACCATTTCATTGAAAACCATAGGTTTATTACAATTAATGCTACAATCAGGTATCTTAATTCCAGTTCATGAACGTAGTGAGACTTTTTTATTCGACCGTATTCTAACAGATATTGGCGATAACCAATCTATTGAGAATCATTTAAGTACCTATAGCTATAGATTAAAAAACATGAATTACTTTTTAAAGAAATGTAATGCTAAAACTTTATTCTTAATTGACGAATTTGGGACAGGTTCTGATCCTGAATTAGGTGGTGCTTTAGCTGAAACTTTTTTAGAAGAGTTCTATGCTAGAGAAGCTTTTGGAATTATTACCACGCATTATACTAATCTGAAAATTTTAGCAAACGAATTACCATGCGCTATTAACGCAAACATGCTTTTTGATGAAAAAACATTAGAACCTTTATATAAATTACATTTAGGACAAGCCGGAAGTTCCTTCACCTTTGAAGTAGCACAAAAAAACGGAATTCCTTTTGGTTTAATTAATCGAGCTAAAAAGAAAATAGAAAGAAGTAAAGTTCGTTTTGATAAAACAATAGCAACACTTCAAAAAGAGCGTTCTAAATTAGAAAAAACTTCACAAAATTTAAAAGAAGAAGAATCTAAAGCTCGTGAAGAAAGTAAAAAAATGGAGAATATCAATGCGAAAATTCAAGATAAACTGGAACGTTATCAAGAATTGTATGATGCTAATCAACGATTAATTTATTTAGGGCAACGATTAGATGATATTTCTGAAAAATATTTTAATAATAAGGATAAAAAAACATTAATTGGCGACTTCTTAAAAATGGTTGAAATTGAAAATTCAAAAAGAAAGAAAATTTCAGCTAAAGAAAAAAAAGTAAAAGAAATTGTAGAAAAAAAGATTATTGAAGAAGTAAAAGAAAAAGTAGAAGAAATTAGAATCGAGAAAAAAGAGAAAAAAATTAAAGCTCAAAAAATAGAAGCTGAAAAACCAAAAGTTCTTCTAAAAGTTGGAGATAGAGTTCGAATGAGTGAAGGAAAAGCGATAGGTACAATTGACAAAATAGAAAAAAATAAAGCTATTGTTAACTATGGTATTTTCACATCAAAAGTAAGCTTAGATCAATTAGAATACATTCAACCTCTCTAA
- a CDS encoding oxidoreductase, whose product MKITVIGGGPGGLYFSILTKKAIPDCQIDVYERNRPDDSFGFGVVFSDETLGEFLKRDMQSYELIRSKFAYWDDIIIARDGKEISIAGNGFCGCSRKTLLQLLHQRCQEEGVNLHFEANVDDLSQFSDSDVIVACDGISSQIRTQFENEFKTKITLKKNKFVWMGSTKPLEAFTYFFKQTKHGAFAAHTYQYEKGMSTWIFECAPETWEKFQFDTYNEQDTVEKLQHLFKEELDDHPLITNKSHWRQFPHITNENWYKDNIVLLGDAKATAHYSIGSGTKLAMESAIALSDAIIHNPNNIKQAFQEYEKSRRNTVEMIQYAANVSLDWFENMDRHIQHPFYQFAFGCMTRSKKVTYENLQIRDKSFTDKVLEEFNNDVYQSELISESKPIEIPAAFSPFKLRNLKLQNRIVMSPMGQYSAENGLVNDWHFQHYSSRAIGGLGLILTEMTAISNTGRITLGCTGIYTNNQIVEWKRINDFIHQNTQTKIGIQLGHSGRKGGTKKPWETEDLKDKWELISASAIAFNEHFPTPKAMTLEDMDLITSQFVQASKNANEAEFDMIELQAHHGFLLASFLSPLTNIRTDEFGGNIENRLKFPLRVFTEMRNVFPKDKPMSVRISATDWAENGISPEEVIIIANAFKNAGADIINVSTGNTVAHQKPQIGRMWQTPFSDIIKNTIHIPTITTGYIQDIDQINTIILNGRADLVALGRPLLLDPNFVRNAQAYEKFQANDIPNQYKMGISHLYPLKASERKQVEGMKKALKPKSNKK is encoded by the coding sequence ATGAAGATAACAGTAATAGGTGGTGGTCCTGGAGGACTTTATTTTTCGATATTAACCAAAAAAGCAATACCAGATTGCCAAATCGATGTTTACGAACGCAATCGTCCGGATGATAGTTTTGGGTTTGGTGTAGTTTTTTCAGATGAAACTCTAGGGGAATTCTTAAAACGTGACATGCAATCCTATGAGTTGATTCGTAGTAAGTTTGCGTATTGGGATGATATTATTATTGCTCGTGATGGAAAAGAAATTAGTATTGCTGGAAATGGTTTTTGTGGTTGTTCTCGTAAAACTTTATTACAATTACTGCACCAACGTTGTCAAGAAGAAGGTGTAAATCTGCATTTTGAAGCCAATGTGGACGATTTAAGTCAATTTTCTGATTCAGATGTAATTGTAGCTTGCGATGGTATTTCAAGCCAAATAAGAACACAATTTGAAAATGAATTTAAAACAAAAATAACACTTAAAAAAAATAAATTTGTTTGGATGGGTTCTACAAAACCTTTAGAAGCCTTCACCTATTTCTTCAAACAAACAAAACACGGAGCTTTTGCAGCACACACCTATCAATATGAAAAAGGAATGAGTACTTGGATTTTCGAATGTGCTCCAGAAACTTGGGAAAAATTCCAATTCGATACTTATAACGAACAAGATACAGTTGAAAAACTACAACATTTATTTAAAGAAGAATTAGATGATCATCCTTTAATAACCAATAAATCACATTGGAGACAATTTCCACATATAACCAATGAAAATTGGTACAAAGATAATATTGTTCTATTAGGCGATGCAAAAGCAACAGCGCACTATTCTATCGGTTCAGGAACAAAATTAGCTATGGAAAGTGCTATTGCTCTATCTGATGCTATAATTCATAATCCTAATAATATTAAACAAGCGTTTCAAGAATATGAAAAAAGCCGTAGAAACACTGTAGAAATGATTCAGTATGCTGCTAATGTGTCCTTAGATTGGTTTGAAAATATGGATAGACATATTCAGCATCCTTTTTATCAATTTGCTTTTGGTTGCATGACTCGTTCTAAAAAAGTAACGTATGAAAATCTACAAATAAGAGATAAATCATTTACAGATAAAGTTTTAGAAGAATTTAATAACGACGTTTACCAATCTGAACTTATTTCAGAATCCAAACCTATAGAAATACCTGCTGCTTTTTCTCCTTTTAAACTTCGCAACTTAAAGCTTCAAAACCGAATTGTAATGAGTCCAATGGGACAATATTCGGCAGAAAATGGATTAGTAAATGATTGGCATTTCCAACATTATTCTTCTCGTGCTATTGGTGGTTTAGGATTGATCTTAACCGAAATGACTGCTATTTCAAATACTGGAAGAATCACATTAGGATGCACAGGAATTTATACTAATAATCAAATAGTTGAATGGAAAAGAATTAATGATTTTATTCATCAAAATACACAAACAAAAATTGGAATTCAATTAGGTCATTCAGGTCGAAAAGGTGGAACAAAAAAGCCTTGGGAAACCGAAGATTTAAAAGATAAATGGGAATTAATTTCCGCTTCAGCAATTGCTTTTAATGAACATTTTCCAACTCCTAAAGCAATGACTTTAGAAGATATGGATCTAATAACTTCCCAATTTGTTCAAGCTAGCAAAAACGCAAATGAAGCAGAATTTGATATGATTGAATTACAAGCGCATCATGGATTTCTATTAGCTTCATTTCTTTCTCCATTAACTAATATTCGCACAGATGAATTTGGAGGGAATATCGAAAATCGTTTAAAATTTCCATTACGCGTTTTCACAGAAATGAGAAATGTTTTTCCAAAAGATAAACCAATGTCTGTTAGAATTTCAGCAACAGATTGGGCTGAAAACGGAATTTCTCCAGAAGAAGTAATAATCATTGCAAATGCTTTTAAAAATGCTGGTGCAGATATTATAAATGTATCTACAGGAAATACAGTAGCACATCAAAAACCGCAAATAGGTAGAATGTGGCAAACTCCTTTCTCTGATATAATTAAAAATACCATTCATATTCCAACAATTACAACAGGATACATTCAAGATATTGATCAAATAAATACTATAATTCTCAACGGAAGAGCTGATCTAGTCGCTTTAGGAAGACCTTTATTATTAGATCCAAATTTTGTAAGAAATGCACAAGCTTATGAAAAATTTCAAGCTAATGATATTCCTAATCAATACAAAATGGGGATTTCTCATTTATATCCTTTAAAAGCATCTGAAAGAAAACAAGTGGAAGGAATGAAAAAAGCCTTAAAACCAAAAAGCAATAAGAAATAA
- a CDS encoding flavin reductase family protein has translation MQYKANETDPTTLYKLLTGTIIPRPIGWISTIDEKGINNLAPFSYFNMVSSDPPCVMFSTRRDNNSYKDTLNNVLKNNQFVVNLVTEDIVEQMNRTSEAVAAEVDEFTLANLTPIDSVTIKPKRVKESLVHFECEKIHHYFIDNDEGGGACIVIGKIITLHIDDAILSENNRINLDIYKPVARLAGSNYGKIGDIFSIKRA, from the coding sequence ATGCAATATAAAGCAAATGAAACCGATCCTACAACTCTCTATAAATTACTAACAGGAACAATAATTCCAAGACCTATAGGATGGATATCAACTATAGATGAAAAAGGAATTAATAATCTTGCTCCTTTTTCATATTTCAATATGGTAAGTAGCGATCCTCCTTGCGTAATGTTTTCTACACGTAGAGATAATAATAGTTACAAGGACACTTTAAACAATGTATTAAAAAACAATCAATTTGTAGTAAATTTAGTAACAGAAGATATTGTAGAACAAATGAATAGAACATCTGAAGCAGTTGCAGCAGAAGTAGACGAATTTACTTTAGCAAATCTGACTCCTATCGATTCTGTTACTATTAAGCCTAAACGTGTAAAAGAAAGTTTGGTACATTTTGAATGTGAAAAAATACACCATTATTTTATAGACAATGATGAAGGTGGTGGTGCTTGTATTGTAATAGGTAAAATCATTACACTACATATTGATGACGCTATACTTTCAGAAAATAATCGAATAAACTTAGATATTTATAAGCCTGTTGCTCGTTTAGCAGGTTCAAACTATGGTAAAATAGGCGACATATTTTCAATCAAAAGAGCATAA
- a CDS encoding SRPBCC domain-containing protein: MKTETLEIEAAIQIQKPINEVFDAIINPDKMSNYFISESTGKMESGKTLIWKFPEFDVECPIRIDKIQQNKYISYYWTISEKELLVEITLIEKENNSTLVSITEKSMKNDNDGLKWFSGNTFGWSNFLACLKAYLEYNINLRKGAFDFMRKENQCS, translated from the coding sequence ATGAAAACAGAAACTTTAGAAATAGAAGCAGCAATACAAATTCAAAAACCCATAAATGAAGTATTTGATGCAATTATAAATCCGGATAAGATGTCTAATTATTTTATTTCTGAAAGTACTGGAAAAATGGAATCAGGCAAAACATTAATTTGGAAATTCCCAGAGTTTGATGTAGAATGCCCTATTCGAATTGACAAAATTCAACAAAACAAATACATTTCTTATTACTGGACAATTAGTGAAAAGGAACTTCTTGTTGAAATTACTTTAATTGAAAAAGAAAACAATTCTACTTTAGTTTCAATTACTGAAAAAAGTATGAAAAACGATAATGATGGACTTAAATGGTTTTCAGGAAATACTTTTGGTTGGTCTAATTTCTTAGCCTGCTTAAAAGCCTATTTAGAATATAATATCAATTTAAGAAAAGGAGCCTTTGATTTTATGCGTAAAGAAAATCAATGCTCTTAA
- a CDS encoding C40 family peptidase — protein sequence MFGISNLAIVPIRLEPSDRSEQVSQLLFGDHFKILEQIEKWVKIETAFDSYIGWIDNKQFLNINEDQFNLIENSDVVLNGDFIEYITTNDNQLIPIPLGSCVSSIDSKIINTPNFLFEGSRISGIKDKSNIIKTAFMYLNTPYLWGGKSPFGIDCSGFTQMVYKLNGYKILRDASQQSSQGEALSFIEESEPGDLAFFDNDEGNIIHVGIMMDNNYIIHASGKVRIDRLDHLGIYNAEINRHTHKLRVIKKII from the coding sequence ATGTTTGGAATTTCTAACTTGGCAATTGTACCGATAAGACTTGAACCTTCAGATAGAAGCGAACAAGTTTCGCAATTACTATTTGGTGATCATTTCAAAATATTAGAACAAATTGAAAAATGGGTCAAAATCGAAACAGCCTTTGATAGTTACATTGGTTGGATTGATAATAAACAATTTCTAAATATTAATGAAGATCAATTCAATTTAATTGAAAACTCTGATGTAGTACTTAATGGTGATTTTATTGAATATATTACTACAAATGATAATCAACTAATTCCAATTCCGTTAGGAAGTTGTGTTTCATCTATTGACTCAAAAATTATCAACACTCCTAATTTCCTTTTTGAAGGATCTAGGATATCTGGAATTAAAGATAAATCTAATATCATTAAAACCGCATTTATGTACTTAAATACTCCTTACTTATGGGGAGGAAAAAGTCCTTTTGGTATTGACTGTTCTGGTTTTACACAAATGGTTTATAAATTAAACGGATACAAAATTCTTAGAGATGCTTCTCAACAATCATCACAAGGAGAAGCACTAAGTTTTATTGAAGAAAGTGAACCTGGTGATTTAGCCTTTTTTGATAATGATGAAGGAAACATTATACATGTAGGCATAATGATGGATAACAATTATATTATTCATGCTTCTGGAAAAGTTAGGATAGACAGATTAGATCATCTTGGAATTTATAATGCTGAAATTAATCGTCATACCCATAAATTAAGAGTTATAAAGAAAATTATATAA